A section of the Pseudomonas prosekii genome encodes:
- a CDS encoding NUDIX hydrolase, producing MKVRATVICEQDRHVLLVRKPRCRWTLPGGKVERGETTMNAATRELAEETGLGVDGMLYLMELEAGSTRHHVYEASVINLDDVRPLNEITDCLWHPLDAVQNLNISDATLRIVRAFQRRL from the coding sequence ATGAAAGTACGCGCCACCGTTATTTGCGAGCAAGACCGACACGTCCTTCTGGTGCGCAAGCCCCGGTGTCGCTGGACCTTGCCCGGCGGTAAAGTCGAGCGCGGCGAAACCACCATGAACGCGGCAACCCGTGAACTGGCCGAAGAAACCGGCCTTGGCGTCGACGGCATGCTCTACCTGATGGAGCTGGAAGCAGGCAGCACCCGCCACCACGTTTATGAAGCGTCGGTGATCAATCTGGACGATGTGCGGCCGCTCAATGAAATCACCGATTGCCTGTGGCATCCGCTGGACGCCGTGCAAAACCTCAACATCAGCGACGCCACGCTGCGCATCGTGCGGGCGTTTCAGCGGCGTTTGTAA
- a CDS encoding DUF2188 domain-containing protein, which translates to MSIEMLTKLHINGYDVLSVNHGPWRVCTKGDRLGAFASREEALAFAAALPVYKARASRPANSR; encoded by the coding sequence ATGAGCATTGAAATGCTGACCAAACTGCACATCAACGGTTATGACGTACTCAGCGTTAACCACGGCCCGTGGCGGGTGTGCACCAAAGGTGACCGGTTGGGCGCGTTCGCCAGCCGCGAAGAAGCCCTGGCATTCGCCGCAGCGTTGCCGGTGTACAAGGCGCGGGCGAGCCGGCCGGCGAATAGCCGGTAG